A single region of the Leisingera thetidis genome encodes:
- a CDS encoding formate--tetrahydrofolate ligase yields MSYKSDIEIAREAQKKPIQEIGAKIGISNDDLLPYGHDKAKVSQRFINSVQSKDDGKLILVTAINPTPAGEGKTTTTVGLGDGLNRIGKNAMICIREASLGPNFGMKGGAAGGGYAQVVPMEEMNLHFTGDFHAITSAHSLLSAMIDNHIYWGNECDIDTRRVAWRRVVDMNDRALRVITASLGGVSNGFPREAGFDITVASEVMAILCLANDLKDLEKRLGDIIVAYRRDKTPVYCRDIKAEGAMTVLLKDAMQPNLVQTLENNPAFVHGGPFANIAHGCNSVIATKTALKVADYVVTEAGFGADLGAEKFMNIKCRKAGIAPSAVVLVATVRAMKMNGGVAKADLGAENVDAVNNGCANLGRHIENVKSFGVPVVVAINHFVTDTDAEVQAVKDYCATHGVEAVLSRHWELGSEGSADLAQKVVEIVDAGQANFSPIYPDDMPLFEKIETIAKRIYRADEVLADNKIRNQLKEWEEAGYGNLPVCMAKTQYSFSTDPSLRGAPVGHSVPVREVRLSAGAGFIVAVCGEIMTMPGLPRKPASETIRLNDDGQIEGLF; encoded by the coding sequence ATGAGCTACAAGAGTGACATTGAGATCGCGCGGGAAGCGCAGAAGAAACCGATCCAGGAGATTGGTGCGAAGATCGGGATTTCCAATGACGATCTGCTGCCCTACGGCCACGACAAGGCGAAGGTGTCGCAGCGGTTCATCAACTCGGTGCAGTCGAAGGACGACGGCAAGCTGATCCTGGTGACGGCGATCAACCCGACGCCGGCGGGCGAAGGCAAGACCACCACCACCGTGGGCCTCGGCGACGGGCTGAACCGGATCGGCAAGAACGCGATGATCTGCATCCGCGAAGCCTCCCTCGGCCCGAACTTCGGCATGAAGGGCGGCGCCGCGGGCGGCGGCTATGCCCAGGTGGTGCCGATGGAGGAGATGAACCTCCACTTCACCGGCGACTTCCATGCCATCACCTCGGCGCATTCGCTGCTCAGCGCGATGATCGACAACCACATTTACTGGGGCAATGAGTGCGACATCGACACCCGCCGCGTCGCCTGGCGCCGGGTCGTGGACATGAACGACCGCGCCCTGCGGGTGATCACCGCCAGCTTGGGCGGCGTGTCCAACGGCTTCCCGCGCGAAGCCGGCTTTGACATCACCGTGGCCTCGGAAGTGATGGCGATCCTGTGCCTCGCCAACGACCTGAAGGACCTGGAAAAGCGCCTCGGCGACATCATCGTGGCCTACCGCCGCGACAAGACCCCGGTCTACTGCCGCGACATCAAGGCCGAAGGCGCGATGACCGTGCTCTTGAAGGACGCGATGCAGCCGAACCTGGTGCAGACGCTGGAAAACAACCCGGCCTTCGTGCACGGCGGCCCGTTCGCCAACATCGCGCATGGCTGCAACTCGGTGATCGCCACCAAGACCGCCCTGAAAGTGGCCGACTACGTGGTCACCGAAGCCGGCTTCGGTGCCGACCTGGGCGCCGAGAAGTTCATGAACATCAAGTGCCGCAAGGCAGGCATCGCGCCGTCGGCGGTGGTGCTGGTGGCCACCGTGCGCGCGATGAAGATGAACGGCGGCGTCGCCAAGGCGGATCTCGGCGCCGAGAATGTCGACGCGGTGAACAACGGCTGCGCCAACCTCGGCCGCCACATCGAGAACGTCAAATCCTTCGGCGTGCCGGTGGTGGTTGCGATCAACCACTTCGTCACCGACACCGATGCCGAAGTGCAGGCGGTGAAGGACTACTGCGCCACCCACGGCGTCGAGGCGGTGCTGTCGCGCCACTGGGAGCTGGGGTCGGAAGGCTCTGCCGATCTGGCGCAGAAGGTTGTCGAGATCGTCGACGCGGGCCAGGCCAACTTCTCGCCGATCTACCCCGACGACATGCCGCTGTTCGAGAAGATCGAAACCATCGCCAAGCGCATCTACCGCGCCGACGAGGTGCTGGCGGACAACAAGATCCGCAACCAGCTGAAGGAATGGGAAGAGGCGGGCTACGGCAATCTGCCGGTCTGCATGGCCAAGACCCAGTACTCCTTCTCGACCGACCCGTCCTTGCGCGGTGCGCCGGTGGGCCATTCGGTGCCGGTGCGCGAAGTGCGGCTGTCGGCCGGTGCCGGCTTCATCGTGGCGGTCTGCGGCG